A genomic region of Desulfurobacterium indicum contains the following coding sequences:
- the cas10 gene encoding type III-A CRISPR-associated protein Cas10/Csm1, protein MNRELEITATAALLHDIGKFYRRAESKRDSHQVMSEKAILEKLTDGLKKFFTDSEIKEIASLVRNHHYEREKLDNVELTNFLKAVIDGDRHSAGLDRHNTEEKYDEKQATEKSPLVCIFEEIAYNKKKINDISELLSNDVYVYKFKKLSPENAFPIKKSAYYQTDIDYSSLWSKFIKEFNSLKGTSNFNLFFEAMKSIIIKYTWCIPSSTYSPRGFSIPDVPLCDHLTSSAAIATASYRWRKNNSGKKPRYILLSGDFSGIQNFIFSRHGESKKYAAKILRAKSLLVSFALETVITKIAEKFKVNRACLLINAGGKFTMVLPDIDTEKRIKQIKEELEEALIKNHYGLLSINLAFVRLEPEDFEKGRFLNKLKELHIKEGNEKFKSFSIDNEEKFAIRDYIQSLKGKTPCSICGVRPKKENSEMCSLCEYLKELGEKLPKSKAMKITINEKTFPLPEIKVYRSEKELNSEYVNADTDTLIFSIGESITGIPSRNINVHLPKNSKTEVLSEKIKTEIIKRCHEDEKELPDIKTFCQLGMESLIEDGEGTLRGKPFISVLKADVDNLGFIFMKGFVGIENAEEKSKQSLYSVSRVLYLSRMIDYFFSVVLTEKIRNKYRNIYTVFAGGDDLFLIGPWEDMLKFVKEMEEDFRKYVSYNPDLTFSSGILITKPDVPVYFLAEGAEEQLEKSKDTKNCITVFGKTATYEDFKKLLKISDELEREVENKNISTTSAYKLINLSEMANKIYKNAQNALWKAYLAYLTDRNYGKDNHSNISEEDKKTFLKNWIKYIEKYSENISKKNKENKLYIAIAKALYRRRRYGN, encoded by the coding sequence ATGAATAGAGAATTAGAAATTACTGCTACAGCGGCTCTCCTCCACGATATAGGAAAATTTTATAGAAGAGCTGAAAGCAAAAGAGATTCCCACCAAGTTATGTCCGAGAAGGCAATTTTAGAAAAACTTACAGATGGCCTGAAAAAATTCTTTACTGATAGTGAAATTAAAGAAATAGCTTCACTTGTTAGAAATCATCACTACGAAAGAGAAAAGCTGGATAATGTTGAACTCACAAACTTTCTTAAAGCTGTAATAGATGGTGATAGACACAGTGCCGGCCTTGATAGACACAATACAGAAGAAAAATACGACGAAAAACAGGCAACAGAGAAATCTCCTCTTGTGTGCATATTTGAAGAAATTGCCTACAATAAGAAAAAGATAAATGATATTTCCGAACTTCTTTCAAATGATGTTTATGTTTACAAATTTAAAAAACTTTCTCCAGAAAATGCTTTTCCTATAAAAAAGTCAGCTTATTATCAGACGGACATTGATTATTCCAGCCTATGGAGTAAATTTATTAAAGAATTTAATTCATTAAAAGGAACTTCTAACTTCAATCTCTTTTTTGAAGCAATGAAATCTATAATTATCAAATACACCTGGTGTATTCCTTCAAGCACCTATTCACCAAGAGGATTTTCTATTCCTGATGTTCCCCTGTGCGATCACCTGACATCTTCTGCTGCAATAGCTACTGCATCTTACCGCTGGCGAAAAAATAACTCGGGCAAAAAGCCCAGATATATTCTGCTTTCCGGTGACTTTTCCGGAATCCAGAACTTTATATTCTCAAGACATGGAGAATCAAAAAAGTATGCAGCAAAGATTTTAAGAGCCAAATCCCTGCTTGTCAGTTTTGCACTTGAAACGGTAATTACAAAAATAGCTGAAAAGTTTAAAGTAAACAGGGCTTGCCTTTTAATCAACGCAGGCGGAAAATTTACAATGGTACTTCCTGATATTGACACAGAAAAAAGGATTAAGCAGATAAAAGAAGAGCTTGAGGAAGCGCTTATCAAAAATCACTACGGCCTTTTATCCATAAATCTTGCCTTTGTCAGATTGGAGCCGGAAGATTTTGAAAAAGGAAGATTTCTTAATAAACTAAAAGAGCTACACATTAAAGAAGGAAATGAAAAGTTTAAATCTTTTTCTATAGATAACGAAGAAAAATTTGCAATAAGAGATTACATTCAATCCTTAAAAGGGAAAACTCCATGTTCAATATGTGGTGTTCGTCCTAAAAAAGAGAACAGTGAAATGTGCAGTCTGTGTGAGTATTTGAAAGAGCTTGGAGAAAAACTTCCTAAATCAAAAGCTATGAAAATTACCATAAATGAAAAGACCTTTCCGCTTCCTGAAATTAAAGTTTATCGGAGCGAAAAAGAGCTAAATTCCGAGTATGTTAATGCTGATACAGATACTTTGATTTTTTCCATAGGAGAATCTATAACAGGAATTCCATCCAGAAACATAAACGTTCATTTGCCAAAAAACAGTAAAACAGAAGTTCTATCTGAGAAAATAAAAACTGAAATAATTAAAAGATGTCATGAAGATGAAAAGGAACTTCCGGATATAAAAACTTTCTGCCAGCTTGGTATGGAATCTCTTATTGAAGACGGCGAAGGTACGCTAAGAGGAAAACCTTTTATAAGTGTTTTGAAAGCTGACGTTGATAACCTTGGATTCATTTTCATGAAAGGATTTGTCGGAATAGAAAATGCAGAAGAGAAAAGCAAACAGAGCTTATACTCTGTTTCAAGAGTTCTTTACCTTAGCAGAATGATTGACTATTTCTTTTCTGTAGTTCTAACAGAAAAAATAAGAAATAAATACAGAAACATCTACACAGTTTTCGCCGGTGGTGATGACCTGTTTCTCATAGGTCCGTGGGAAGATATGCTTAAATTTGTTAAGGAGATGGAGGAGGATTTCAGAAAGTATGTTTCATATAATCCTGATTTAACATTCTCATCAGGCATTCTGATTACAAAGCCGGATGTTCCTGTCTATTTTCTTGCTGAAGGAGCAGAAGAACAACTTGAAAAGTCAAAAGATACTAAAAACTGTATCACCGTTTTTGGAAAAACCGCAACCTATGAAGACTTCAAAAAATTACTTAAAATCTCTGACGAGCTTGAAAGAGAAGTGGAAAATAAAAACATTTCTACTACCTCTGCGTATAAACTTATAAATCTTTCAGAAATGGCAAATAAAATATATAAAAATGCACAAAATGCACTATGGAAAGCTTATCTGGCATATCTTACAGACAGAAACTACGGAAAAGATAACCATAGCAACATCTCAGAAGAGGATAAAAAAACCTTTCTTAAAAATTGGATTAAGTACATAGAAAAATACTCTGAAAACATAAGTAAGAAAAATAAAGAAAACAAACTCTACATAGCAATAGCAAAAGCTTTATACAGGAGGAGAAGATATGGCAACTAA
- the csm2 gene encoding type III-A CRISPR-associated protein Csm2: protein MATKESLNLYLISKMFKEYVSGDIEKQAEVLKNKAEEIAKLFGSDKTSKHQIRKHFHRLLDIKERMKADDSDNIKKFLPEIAMTSAYATYDRSRNRIGVAFEKFLKEFTNEAVKADKKKFFDLMTLFEAIVGYSNMYVSKN from the coding sequence ATGGCAACTAAAGAAAGTTTGAATCTTTATCTTATTTCTAAAATGTTTAAAGAATACGTATCAGGAGACATAGAAAAACAGGCAGAGGTATTGAAAAATAAAGCTGAAGAAATCGCAAAATTGTTTGGTAGTGATAAAACCTCTAAACACCAGATACGTAAACATTTTCACAGACTCCTTGATATAAAAGAGAGGATGAAAGCTGATGATTCAGACAACATTAAAAAATTCCTTCCCGAAATAGCCATGACTTCTGCTTACGCAACTTACGATAGAAGTAGAAACAGGATAGGTGTTGCCTTTGAGAAATTTTTAAAAGAGTTTACAAACGAGGCAGTTAAAGCTGACAAGAAAAAATTCTTTGACCTTATGACACTTTTTGAAGCAATTGTAGGCTATTCAAATATGTATGTCAGTAAAAACTAA
- the csm3 gene encoding type III-A CRISPR-associated RAMP protein Csm3, translated as MVERLKEIVTLEGTMKLTTGLHIGAGNDEIKIGGIDNPVVRDPVTNEPYIPGSSIKGKMRFLLEWFLGKVDIKGGKPFSNTKDTAEEAKAILKIFCISGSEENTIGPARASFYDLFLTDESKKLLEERVGALMTEDKAEVMVNRIKGTGENPRHTERIPAGAEFKFKLVYKIFDEEDEKFFEYLLKGLKLLEIDGIGGSVSRGYGKIKFEKLKKKTLIGKGEEDIDLEKVEL; from the coding sequence ATGGTGGAAAGACTTAAAGAAATAGTAACTCTTGAAGGAACTATGAAACTCACTACAGGTCTTCATATAGGAGCGGGAAACGACGAGATAAAAATAGGCGGAATAGATAATCCTGTAGTTAGAGATCCTGTTACAAATGAACCCTACATTCCCGGCTCTTCTATAAAAGGAAAGATGAGATTTCTACTTGAGTGGTTTCTCGGAAAGGTTGATATAAAGGGCGGTAAACCTTTCTCAAATACTAAGGATACTGCAGAAGAAGCTAAAGCTATCCTTAAAATTTTTTGTATTTCCGGTTCGGAAGAAAATACAATAGGACCAGCGAGGGCATCCTTTTACGACCTTTTCTTAACAGATGAAAGCAAAAAACTTTTAGAAGAAAGAGTCGGTGCATTAATGACAGAAGATAAAGCCGAAGTAATGGTTAACAGAATAAAAGGAACAGGTGAAAATCCAAGACATACAGAAAGGATTCCTGCAGGCGCTGAATTTAAATTTAAGCTTGTCTATAAGATTTTTGACGAAGAAGATGAAAAGTTCTTCGAATATCTGCTTAAAGGTTTGAAACTTCTTGAAATAGATGGAATCGGCGGAAGTGTATCAAGAGGTTACGGAAAGATTAAATTTGAGAAACTTAAAAAGAAAACCTTAATAGGTAAAGGAGAAGAAGATATAGACCTTGAAAAAGTGGAGCTTTAA
- the csm4 gene encoding type III-A CRISPR-associated RAMP protein Csm4: protein METIKIVIKPLTPFYTPLQSDTLFGEFCWHYRFLYGKEKLENLINNYDVEPFIVFSSGFPEDYLPFPVIPFRNLPIVEKRDIETYKVLKKFKKQAFIEKKLLRELIESKVEITAEVLFENFLKESNKKETAPIYRKAKQMHVTIDRRFGSHLEGHLFDKEYLFFNKDSNIEIYCKFNPKRITSKEIEQTFHFMGLNGLGGEKTTGKGKFEIISIKESDLPETTNPNSFISLSIGMAKEDEIEDYYARFFTKFPKHGPEVCPEGINIFKNPVILTKEGSVFKYKAKKDIYGTIYKISQDESFIHCAKIFPLFVRLG, encoded by the coding sequence ATGGAAACAATAAAAATAGTTATAAAACCATTAACACCGTTTTATACACCGCTACAGAGCGACACACTTTTTGGAGAATTCTGCTGGCATTACAGATTTTTATACGGAAAAGAAAAACTTGAGAACCTAATTAACAACTACGATGTAGAACCTTTTATAGTTTTTTCCAGCGGATTTCCCGAAGATTATTTACCCTTCCCTGTTATTCCTTTCAGAAATTTACCAATAGTAGAGAAGAGAGACATTGAGACATACAAAGTTCTCAAGAAGTTCAAAAAACAAGCCTTTATAGAAAAGAAGCTCTTGAGAGAACTGATAGAATCAAAAGTAGAAATAACTGCTGAAGTTCTTTTTGAAAATTTTCTTAAAGAATCAAATAAAAAAGAAACTGCACCGATTTACAGAAAAGCCAAACAGATGCACGTTACAATTGACCGAAGGTTCGGAAGCCACCTTGAAGGCCATCTGTTTGACAAAGAATACCTATTTTTCAACAAAGATTCAAATATAGAAATCTACTGCAAGTTCAACCCAAAACGGATAACTTCGAAAGAAATAGAACAAACATTTCATTTTATGGGCTTGAACGGATTAGGAGGAGAAAAAACGACCGGTAAAGGAAAATTCGAAATCATTTCTATCAAAGAATCGGATCTTCCAGAAACAACAAATCCAAACAGTTTTATATCTCTTTCAATCGGAATGGCTAAGGAAGACGAGATAGAAGACTACTATGCAAGATTTTTCACCAAGTTTCCAAAACATGGACCTGAAGTCTGTCCTGAGGGAATAAACATATTCAAAAATCCTGTAATACTTACAAAAGAGGGTTCAGTATTTAAATACAAAGCAAAAAAAGATATTTACGGAACAATCTATAAAATTTCTCAAGATGAAAGTTTTATCCACTGCGCAAAAATATTTCCGCTGTTTGTGAGGTTAGGATGA
- the csm5 gene encoding type III-A CRISPR-associated RAMP protein Csm5 — MKSYKLRLTVETPVHIGTGESYYDLEYTVKGGRFYIIDKDKFFNRLEKLGKIDLFTKLAAKGDISSIIAIRKLVHDSFKKEDSLSNFEIDKSALPEIEKKMFNFTNIERHKSGEIRKILNQMKISKTYKNPLSLEPVIPGSSIKGAIRTAIIRWLLSKDEKTIESIAKKPVEKRNIGLISVLRKFQKDITPDTVKDLLRFIKVSDFSPVNSTIKIGKAKMVHRKNRKKRETGLPAYLEYVSEKSIFEGTITIDCEMAESIFGKEKNFKQELLSIQNIMKVLRIRYGTHTYYYGEKKYFGNFINWKLRPKKHDMEAPIKIGFHSGSLAVTTGIPEITRIPNKGGKSKDKPLPPLTLWTINKKPMGWCYLEVVE, encoded by the coding sequence ATGAAAAGCTATAAATTAAGGCTTACAGTAGAAACTCCTGTTCACATAGGAACTGGTGAAAGTTATTATGACCTTGAATACACAGTTAAGGGAGGAAGATTTTACATAATTGATAAGGATAAATTTTTTAATCGTCTTGAAAAGCTCGGGAAAATTGACTTATTTACAAAATTAGCTGCAAAGGGAGATATATCATCTATTATTGCAATTAGAAAACTTGTTCACGATAGCTTTAAAAAAGAAGATAGTTTATCTAACTTTGAAATTGATAAAAGTGCATTACCAGAAATTGAGAAAAAAATGTTTAATTTTACAAATATAGAAAGACATAAAAGTGGAGAGATAAGAAAGATTTTGAATCAGATGAAGATAAGTAAAACCTACAAAAATCCACTATCTTTAGAACCTGTAATTCCCGGAAGCAGTATAAAAGGTGCAATTCGAACAGCAATTATAAGGTGGTTACTTTCAAAAGATGAAAAAACTATAGAATCAATAGCAAAAAAACCTGTAGAGAAGAGGAATATTGGTCTTATCTCTGTTTTAAGAAAATTCCAAAAAGACATAACGCCAGATACAGTAAAAGACTTACTGAGATTTATAAAGGTATCCGATTTTTCACCGGTTAATAGCACAATAAAAATAGGTAAAGCTAAAATGGTGCATAGAAAAAATAGAAAAAAAAGGGAAACAGGGCTTCCAGCCTACCTTGAATATGTATCGGAAAAGAGCATATTTGAAGGAACAATAACAATAGATTGTGAAATGGCAGAATCTATATTTGGAAAGGAAAAAAATTTTAAACAAGAACTGCTCAGCATACAGAACATAATGAAAGTTTTAAGAATCCGTTACGGCACTCATACCTACTACTATGGTGAGAAAAAGTATTTTGGCAATTTCATAAATTGGAAGTTAAGACCAAAGAAACACGACATGGAAGCACCTATTAAAATAGGTTTTCACTCAGGCTCCCTTGCTGTAACAACCGGCATACCTGAAATTACAAGAATTCCTAACAAAGGTGGAAAAAGTAAAGACAAACCCCTTCCACCGCTTACTCTTTGGACAATAAATAAAAAACCAATGGGCTGGTGTTATTTAGAGGTGGTTGAATAA
- the cas6 gene encoding CRISPR system precrRNA processing endoribonuclease RAMP protein Cas6, with protein MPGKIRIIFEADNPIPVSDLSPDRIHGLFFSILDNETAEKLHLIKGLKPFTLCCPVYFRSKKEKVKRFFVEITFLEDWLLSKTTTAVILNSRNRDYYLNSYKIRLFRTFKIDSDDIISYESIKEKANSNTKDIILDFITPTTFKRGKYDYPLPEPSLIYKSILKKWNRFSGERLPSKEILEKVRKDIQIAGCWIKTTKLEMASLKKITGFKGRIVLYNSSKDAEFNRIVNQLTLFVPFCGVGRKTTMGFGKIRTFFNLQEG; from the coding sequence ATGCCGGGAAAGATCAGGATTATATTTGAAGCCGATAACCCGATTCCTGTATCGGACCTTTCTCCCGACAGGATTCACGGATTGTTTTTCTCAATACTTGATAACGAAACCGCAGAAAAACTTCACCTTATAAAGGGTTTAAAACCTTTTACACTATGCTGTCCTGTATATTTTAGAAGCAAAAAGGAAAAAGTAAAAAGATTTTTTGTAGAGATAACTTTTCTTGAAGACTGGTTATTATCAAAAACAACAACAGCTGTTATTTTAAATTCAAGAAATAGAGATTACTACTTGAACAGTTACAAAATAAGGCTTTTTAGAACATTCAAAATAGATTCGGACGACATAATAAGCTATGAAAGTATAAAAGAAAAAGCGAACAGCAACACAAAAGACATCATACTGGATTTCATAACGCCAACGACTTTTAAAAGAGGTAAATATGATTACCCGCTTCCTGAACCTTCTCTCATATACAAAAGCATCCTAAAAAAATGGAATCGATTTTCCGGGGAAAGATTGCCGTCAAAGGAAATCCTTGAAAAAGTCAGAAAAGACATACAGATTGCCGGATGCTGGATAAAAACGACAAAACTTGAAATGGCATCGCTCAAGAAAATAACCGGATTCAAGGGACGGATTGTCCTTTACAACTCATCTAAAGATGCAGAATTCAACAGAATAGTTAATCAGTTAACCCTGTTTGTTCCCTTTTGCGGTGTAGGAAGAAAAACAACCATGGGATTTGGAAAAATTAGAACATTTTTTAATCTCCAGGAAGGTTAA
- the csx2 gene encoding TIGR02221 family CRISPR-associated protein, with amino-acid sequence MVEVLASFLGTSNYREATYLLYDEKVRTKYIQSALLQILNTKNWKKKEREKIFRIFLTPTAKEKNWSSLKSEIEKLPIDIKLEPIFIDKDIISSETQIWQLFEKLASSFNENESVTFDITHGFRFYPMMLMVMLSYLKLTKNIKVAGIFYGAWEARQKIDDEEVTPILELTDLDKIFDWIIGTQNFVKYGISETLTELLENESRNILKETQGKDKNAEQLKKFSVNLKIFTKSIRTCRGKEIISGFSKNKFSCEDKAQLKEPEKLNYEILKNLTDEFEIKNGKYSKLLKNLLKEIQISVKNFSTGRIENLLSAAKWCYSHDLIQQGYTFLREYITTCIVKKEFGIEKIFCFKQREEADKKIILSEEWENLLLDIAKYRNDINHCGMREETHSTKVLKEQLGRLIKKVQTEKMDK; translated from the coding sequence ATGGTTGAAGTTTTAGCAAGTTTTCTGGGAACAAGCAACTATAGAGAAGCAACCTATCTTCTTTACGATGAAAAAGTGAGAACAAAATATATTCAGTCGGCTCTGCTTCAAATTCTCAACACTAAAAATTGGAAAAAGAAAGAAAGAGAAAAAATTTTCAGAATTTTTCTGACACCTACGGCAAAGGAAAAGAACTGGTCATCTCTTAAATCCGAAATTGAGAAACTGCCCATTGATATAAAATTGGAGCCGATTTTTATAGATAAAGACATAATCAGTTCCGAAACGCAAATATGGCAATTATTTGAAAAATTAGCTTCATCTTTCAATGAGAATGAATCGGTAACTTTTGATATTACCCACGGTTTTAGATTTTATCCTATGATGTTGATGGTTATGCTGAGCTATTTAAAGTTAACGAAGAATATAAAAGTAGCCGGAATATTTTATGGTGCCTGGGAAGCAAGACAGAAAATAGATGATGAGGAAGTAACTCCCATACTTGAACTAACTGACTTAGACAAGATTTTCGATTGGATAATAGGAACTCAAAACTTTGTCAAGTATGGTATATCTGAAACACTTACAGAGCTACTGGAAAACGAGAGTAGAAACATCCTCAAAGAAACTCAAGGAAAAGATAAAAATGCTGAACAGCTTAAAAAGTTCTCTGTAAACTTAAAAATTTTCACAAAATCTATTAGAACATGTAGGGGAAAAGAAATTATCTCCGGATTTTCTAAAAACAAATTCTCCTGTGAAGATAAAGCCCAATTAAAAGAACCAGAAAAGCTTAATTACGAAATTCTCAAAAATTTAACAGATGAATTTGAAATAAAAAATGGGAAATATTCAAAGCTACTAAAAAACCTCTTAAAGGAAATTCAAATCTCCGTCAAAAATTTTTCTACAGGCAGAATAGAAAATCTTCTAAGTGCAGCAAAATGGTGTTACTCCCACGACTTAATTCAGCAGGGATATACATTTTTAAGGGAATACATAACAACCTGTATAGTAAAGAAAGAATTTGGAATAGAAAAAATATTCTGCTTTAAGCAAAGAGAAGAAGCCGATAAAAAAATCATATTATCAGAGGAATGGGAAAATTTACTGTTAGACATAGCAAAATATCGCAACGATATTAATCACTGCGGAATGAGAGAAGAAACCCATTCAACTAAAGTCCTAAAAGAACAACTTGGCCGACTGATAAAAAAAGTGCAAACTGAAAAGATGGATAAATAG
- the cas2 gene encoding CRISPR-associated endonuclease Cas2 — protein MEKTRIIKYLAVYDICIKDNTPKEIRLSAMRRMKLMRILYSYGIRTQLSVFELELSPSEKKEMIKRVKKYLRQNTDKFYLYPIDARSIESIIRIGNYDNTILKDYFF, from the coding sequence ATGGAAAAAACAAGGATAATCAAATACCTGGCAGTTTACGATATATGCATAAAGGACAATACACCAAAAGAGATAAGGCTCTCTGCTATGAGACGCATGAAATTAATGAGAATTCTATATTCTTATGGAATAAGAACTCAGTTAAGTGTGTTTGAACTTGAACTTTCCCCTTCAGAAAAAAAAGAGATGATAAAGAGAGTAAAAAAATATTTAAGACAAAACACGGATAAATTTTATCTGTATCCGATTGACGCAAGAAGTATTGAGAGTATAATTAGAATAGGTAACTATGACAATACGATACTAAAGGATTATTTCTTTTAG
- the cas2 gene encoding CRISPR-associated endonuclease Cas2, with protein sequence MKYVVVYDISDTKRRNKVSRLLSSYGSRVQFSCFEIETSLSGVKRIEKEISDIIDHDTDRVFIFPISHYVIDKVEKFGVVKELNESTVL encoded by the coding sequence ATGAAGTATGTTGTTGTTTATGATATATCGGATACTAAAAGAAGAAATAAAGTTTCAAGATTACTTTCTTCTTACGGATCGAGGGTTCAATTTAGCTGTTTTGAGATAGAAACTTCACTATCTGGCGTAAAAAGAATAGAAAAAGAAATTTCTGATATTATTGACCATGATACGGATAGGGTTTTTATATTTCCGATTTCCCATTACGTAATTGATAAAGTTGAGAAATTCGGTGTTGTTAAAGAACTTAATGAGAGCACAGTGCTGTGA
- the cas1 gene encoding CRISPR-associated endonuclease Cas1, which translates to MKGFLFVTSKGAKVSKDGNQLVIDIGEKRSRVPLGAISHVFIMGYVNVTVPVIRLLSTKGKFLFIMNKFGKLISVVYPEFLGSDNKFRLYQYAKFSSEKFKVQLTKNLLLQKLNNIVNVLSGLYVPSKMSMSPVMEWKENIEASILSASENQSMLGIDGNMSRFLFSKLASFNESPFYFERRIYYPPEDPVNALLSLSYTIFYSVLHSVVISAGLDPYFGFFHIKRGRHAALCSDLLEIVRPYLTALVFKALNDGFFEENDFVKEKRGTYLRSKPLKIFLKYYTDVVIHNRNDLYFSQVNNFLKYLKEELKK; encoded by the coding sequence ATGAAAGGGTTTCTTTTTGTAACTTCCAAAGGCGCAAAGGTTTCTAAAGACGGCAACCAGCTTGTGATTGACATCGGTGAAAAAAGATCAAGAGTTCCCCTTGGAGCTATAAGCCATGTTTTTATAATGGGTTATGTCAACGTTACTGTTCCTGTTATTCGGCTTCTTTCAACAAAAGGTAAATTTCTGTTCATTATGAACAAGTTTGGAAAGTTAATAAGTGTAGTATATCCGGAATTTTTAGGAAGCGACAATAAGTTTCGGCTTTATCAATATGCCAAATTCAGTAGTGAAAAATTCAAAGTTCAATTAACTAAAAACTTACTGCTACAGAAATTAAACAACATAGTGAATGTGCTTTCGGGACTTTACGTTCCGTCAAAAATGAGCATGTCTCCGGTAATGGAGTGGAAAGAAAATATAGAAGCATCTATCCTGTCGGCTTCTGAGAATCAATCAATGCTGGGTATTGACGGAAACATGAGCAGATTCCTCTTTTCAAAACTCGCTTCTTTCAATGAAAGTCCTTTTTACTTTGAGAGAAGAATTTATTATCCTCCCGAAGACCCTGTTAATGCGCTTTTAAGCCTTTCATATACTATTTTCTATTCTGTTTTACATTCCGTTGTGATTTCAGCCGGATTAGATCCGTATTTCGGGTTTTTCCATATTAAAAGAGGAAGACATGCAGCCCTCTGTTCTGATCTTCTTGAGATCGTTAGACCGTATCTAACAGCACTTGTTTTTAAAGCTTTAAATGATGGATTTTTTGAAGAGAATGATTTTGTAAAAGAGAAAAGAGGCACCTATCTGAGAAGTAAACCTTTAAAGATTTTCTTAAAGTATTACACTGATGTAGTTATTCATAACAGGAATGATTTATACTTTTCTCAGGTTAATAACTTTCTCAAATATCTTAAAGAGGAGCTTAAAAAATGA